From Methanobrevibacter millerae:
TGGTCCTTCAGAAAACCTGGCAATATCAACAAGCATATTCGCAAACAAACGTATGCATCACTCAAGCATAGGCAGATTCATCAGCAATGTAAAAGGATATGTGCTGGATAAGGAGCTTCGCCGTGTACCTTTAGGTGCAGTAGGGGAATTATATCTAGCAGGCAGTCAATTAACTCCGGGCTATTTAAATCGTGCCAAAGAAAATGATAATGCATTCTTTGACAATCCATTTGATGATAAGAAAGGCTATGAGCGCATTTATAAAACTGGAGATATGGTAAGATTCTTGCCGGATGGCACTTTGGGAATTGTTGGCCGTCGTGACGGCCAAGTTAAAGTAAGAGGAAACCGTGTGGAACTCACAGAAGTTGAATCATCAATAAGAAGCATGGAAAATGTTGAAGATGTCACAGTACAAACAACTATAAATAACGGAAATAATGAATTAGTTGCCTATGTTGTAATAAACAATGATTTGGATGGGGATGAATTGAAGGATTCCATTTGCGATTATGTCAATGCACATAAACCTGAATATATGGTTCCATCATACGTCGTTAAATTAGATGCAATTCCATTAAATGTTAATGGAAAAGTAGATAAACGCGCTTTACCTGAAATTGACAAAACAAGCCTGCAGGTAGAATATGTTGCCCCAAGAAACGAAAATGAAAAAGAGATTGTCGAAGCCTTCAAAAAGGCATTGAATTTGAAAAAAGTCGGAATATATGACGATTTCATTCGTTTGGGTGGAGATTCATTGACTGCAATTAGGCTGCTGTCATATATTGAATCCAATGATATTACCATGGCAGATATCTTCACTTTCCGCACTCCGGAGGCAATTGCAAAAAACATGACTGATTTCTCATTTGATTTAGATATTTATAGTTTGGAAAGTGGTTGTCCATTGAATGCAGCTCAGCTTAATGTATTTGGCGATGTAATCCTTTATAATAAAAAGGATGCTTATCATATACCTGGATATATTGCCATTTCTAAAAAATATTGCCTTGAAGACATACTTAATGCTTTAAATGAACTGTTAAACGCTCATCCTATTTTGAGCATGCACCTAAGCGACATATACGAAGTAAACGATGCAGACGATACTGGCAATTTGGATGCGATTATTGATTTAATAAAGATAGCTAAAAAACTTGGAATCAAAAAAATCATGAATTTGATTAATAAATACGGATTAAAAGACGTGAGCGGCATTTATAATATGATTAAAACTGTCATACGATTGCTTAAAGGAGAATACCCATATCTGGTAAAAGGAGACAAGCCTCCGATTTCAGTAAAATCCAAAGATGATAATGACACTATCATAGAGTTCCTTGCTGAAAGTATGGATATATTTAATAATCTCTCCAAGTTCATGATCGTTGAAACTGAAGAATCATATTACCTGTTTTATCTAATTCACCACATCATTTTTGATGCAACTTCTGCAGGAGTATTCAAACATGATTTCGAAATTCTTCTTGACGGAGGTAGTGTTGATTTCGATGATGCCTTCTTAAAATCATCAGCTTATACACATCAGATAAAAAGTACTGAAAAATTCGATGAGGCAAGTGAATATTATTATCCAATATTAACATCCCTTGATGATGTGGGCACATTATTGGAAGATGATTCATCTGAAGGATATAGCACGTCAACCTGGGATTTAAAATTCGATAAAATGGTATTCAAATCATTTTTAAATAATGCTGGAATTAGTGAAAATGTATTGTTCACAAGTGTATTTGCATATGCCCTCGCTCAATTTGTAGATGGGGATAAAGTATTATTCACAATGATTGAAAATGGACGTGACAGATTCAACGAAAATTTCATAGGCATGACATCCAATGTAATGCCGTTAGTTGCAGACTGTAAAGACAGAAGCATAAATTCGTTTATGAAAGATATGGCCGATGCAGTCTATGGAATTTCAAGGCACAGTTATTATCCAATTGTGTTACTCTATCAAAAATATGATTTTGAGGTTAACATCCTATTCCAATTTGTACCAAATTGGATAGCAGATGACTTTAATAATGTGGAGGGCATTGATGATATTGGCTCTGAAGAAATCATGAATCATATCCTAAATTCCCATGGTGATCAGATAACGGAATTCTTTGTTCAAATTTACCAAAACGGCGAAAATTACAGGTTAATAATCACAAATTCAAATAAATATTCCAATAATCTGATTGAAGATTTCAAAGAAACTTATACATCAATATTATCAAATATTATTAACGCAAACTTACATTCCAATTTAAATACTACTTTAAAATAGTTTCCGTATGGAATTGATGGTTACAATGTGAAAAAATGTTGCAAAAATGATTATAAGAGATATGATGAAACCTGAATAGTCAAATGAAATATTTTGATATATATGGGGACAAATTCACAAAGTAATGGATAATTCTATTACTTTTAGTTATAGTTTGTTCGTATTATATGAAACCAGACTCGAATTTGAGATAGATAATTTCTATATTATTATGCCAACAGCAACATGAAGATGGTCAAAAGGAACCAAAAGTTGCATAATCTTGATTCTCCTTTGTTGATTGGTGATGTTAAAGATAATGATGTTGTAAAAAAGGTTAGAGAACATTGTTTCATTGAAACTCACGAAAAAGTTCTACCACTTATGCATATTTTTCAATCAACTTTATACAAATATTTTGAATTAATATTCATGAAAAGAAAAAGTAGCTATTAATTATATATAATTTAAAAAAGTAAAATATTATTAATTAACATAATGAGGTATTATATGAAAGGAGATGTATATTACGGAAAAGGTATCAGAGAGTTAAAAGACGAATATCCTGATTTGTATGAATTGGTGTCTAGCATTAACGATACGGTATGGGACGGTAAGGTTTTGGATTATAAGACTCAAAAATTAATTGCAATCGGCATTACTGCATCCCGTGCAGACCCAAGAGCTACCAAAAAGCAAATCAGAAGTGCCATTGAAGTATTGGGCATCACTAAAGAAGAGATTGTGGATGTCTTAAGAGTCGTATTGTTGACTTCAGGAATGCCTGCGTTTTCAAAATCCCTTCAGATATTAAACAGCGTTACTGAAGCTATTGAAGAAGAAAGGGAAGATAAGGCTTAAATATGGTTTATTGGCGGATGTTGAAACGACTCCGCATTACTTTTTAATTTTCAATCTTTAAGGTTAGTTTATTGAATTTGGGCACTCGAAATCTCAAGCAGTGTTTTAAAAGCAATGGATTAGCTTTGAATCTATTTTTTTAGAAAAAGGACATCAGTATTTTCCATATGTGGAAGAGTATGAAGCATATCATTCCGAAGTTTAAGATTACTGTCCGAAAAGGCTTTTCCAGATATATTTCCTGTTTGTCATCATTCAGTTCGATTTTATAGTTGTCGATTAACGTATAAACTCCGATTATTATTGCCACAATAAATACAAGCAGGTATGCCGCTACAATCGCTATGTCTGCCATATTGGCCATGGTCGCCGCAGCCATGACATTTTCCATCGCATTTGAAAAGGCTGTGGCTATGACTGATCCGAAGAGGTTTATTATCAGGTGCAGTGTTATAGGGTAGATAATCTTTCCGGTTTTAATGTAAACGTATGCGAAAAATCCTCCAAGCATAAATGCATAGAAAAATTGGCTTAGATTTCCATGATATAATGCAAACAGTAATGCTGATAAAAGTATTGACAGTTTTGCTCCGTATTTTATTGTCCGGTCAATCAGCATCTTTCTAAACATGTATTCTTCAAAGATAGGTGCTATTATGCTTATTATAATCACATTAATGTAGATGCTTGAATTTTCAATTACCTGCTCTACGGGGTTCACTATTCCGTTTCCAAGCTTAAATCCGATTAATGTTGTTATTATGGTGCCTGCAAGGTTTCCAATCCACATTAATGTTATGGTAATGCACACGTATTCGAAATACTTTTTAACTCCAAGAGATTTCTTTTCAAGCCTGTCCGATTCCAGCTTTCCCATCATATAAACGAAAATCGGCAGTACCAGTATGTAATTGGAAAATGAAGATATAATGGTTAAAACATTGTAGTCCTTCAGATAACTAGGATTATAGCCGGATACAATGTGAGCCAGTATCGTTTGAAATATTATGGCTAATATTGCCATTACCAGGTAGCTGATTCCTATCCTTGAGAAAAATCTTTTATCTTCGTTCAAAATCCTCACCGGTAATGTTAATTTCAAATTGAAATAATATAAATTTTGTTATCTGCATGCATTCTTTAATAGCTTTGGGGTATGGCTAAAAATTATTTTGATGCACGTAAATTTAAATTTAGTTTAACCTAAGTATTATCATTTGTTGAGCCTAAAAATTAATTTTAAACGAATAATTTATATATTACTTTTTAATTAATATTATATTGGACAATAAACAATTTTTAGCAAAGTAAAATTTTCGTTTCCTAAAAAACAGAATCTTTAGGTTTGCCTAAAATTTAAATATAATTGTCAACAAAGATACATATGTTATTGGATTTTTTCAAAAGGTTCAATAAATTGATAAAATACGGGAGAAATTTAAAATGTCAAAATACGAATATCTAGATAAAGTACTCGAACATAAGCATGCACTTATTTTTGCTGGCGGAATCGCCACTGCACTCATCGGAAAAAAAGTATTGCAATCCGATATTGTTAAAGATTCATGTACCCAAGGAATGGCAGCAATAATGTCAGCCAGAAAAGACGCTGAAGAATGTTTCCAGGATATGAGGGAAAACGCAGAAGACATTGTTGTCGATGCCAACGCAGAAACCAAAAAAGAAATTTACATTGAAGACGACGACGAATAAGTTTATTTTTCGGGTAGAGCAATGAAATTTCAAGTAATGTATGATAAGGGAACCCGCCTAAGGGTTCGATCAGGCCAATGGGCTTTCACCAAAGAGGAAGGCTATGGTCTTGCTTCATTACTTTTACAGAATGATTTTATCAACGAAGTCTACACGTCCCATAGAAACGGCAGTATCTTGATTTACTATGATGACGTGAAAAACAAGGGAAAAATTTTCGATATCCTAACTTCAATCACTCTGGATGATTTGGTTGAAGGAGAAGCAACGCAGCTCCAGATTTCAAAGGAAATCACGGATGATTTTATTTTGAAACTGGCGAGAATGATTGGCAGAAGATTTTTAGGCAGACTCTTCCTGCCTGTAAGGATTAAACATATTCTGACAATTCTGCGAGCTTCAAAGTATATCTGGAAAGGATTGGACAGTCTGACTGATTTCCGCATCGACGTTGCCTTGCTTGACGGCGTAGCGGTTGCCGGAGCCCTTTACATGAGGGACTTCAAGCCTGCAAGCTCAATGATGTTCTTGTTGTCAATCTCCGATGCATTGGAAGACTACACCGTACAAAAAGCCAAAAGCACTTTAAAAGACAGTTTGGCTTTAAATATAGATACAGTATGGCTTGTAGAAGGAGATGGAACCGAAAGGCCTTATCCGGCCTTGGAAATCCAAAAGGGAGATAAAATCAAAATCCATATGGGAGACGTTATTCCTGTGGACGGTAAAGTAGTGGACGGAGAGGCAATGGTTAATGAAGCCTCAATGACCGGCGAGCCATTGGCTGTCCATAAAAGACCTGGAAAGACTGTCCATGCAGGTACCGTAATAGAGGAAGGAAACATTATCGTTGAAGTATATTCAATCAACAAGGAAACCCGACTGAATAAAATCATTGATTTGATTGAAAACTCAGAGGATTTAAAGGCAGACGCTCAAAGCAGAGCCGAAAAGCTTGCGGATTCAATCGTTCCATACAGTTTCCTTGCAACGGCACTGACTTATCTCTTTACGGGAAACGCCACAAAGGCATTGTCAGTACTGATGGTTGATTTCTCATGTGCAATCAAATTAACGACGCCGTTATCGGTAATATCCGCCATGCGTGAAGCCTCAGACAACAGGATGATGATCAAGGGAGGAAAATTCCTTGAAAATTACGCTATAGCGGACACGATAGTCTTTGATAAGACAGGAACGTTAACGAACGCTTCCCCTAAGGTTGTCCATGTATTCCCTATGACTAAAAGATATAAACGGGAAGAAATCTTAAGGATGGCTGCCTGCATCGAAGAGCACTTTGCGCACAGCATTGCAACAGCCATTGTAAAACAGGCCGAAGAAGAAGGAATCAAGCATGAAGAGGACCACAGTGAAGTCGAATACATCGTAGCCCATGGAATTGCAACTGAATACGACGGAAAGCGTGTTGTAATAGGCAGCAGACACTTCCTCTTTGATGATGAGGGTATTAAAATCAATAAAACCCAGGAAAAGAAAATCAAAAGGGAAGTCAAGGACCATTCCGTTGTTTACATGGCCATTGACGGCAAGCTTGAAGGTCTCATATGCATAGATGATCCTGTGCGTGAAGAGGCGAAATACGTTCTCGAGGAGCTCAGGGCATTGGGCATAGAAAACATCATAATGCTTACGGGAGACAGTGAAAGCGGAGCGAAATCTTCGGCTGAAGCCTTGGGAATCACCGAATACCGCTCACAGGTACTTCCTGAAGACAAATCAAGAATCGTTGAAGAGCTTAAGGCCGAAGGCAAAACGGTCATCATGGTCGGTGACGGAATAAACGATTCGCCTGCCCTTGCAGCAGCGGACGTGTCAGTGTCAATGAAAAACTCATCCGATATCGCACGTGAAGTGGCAGACATTTCACTTTTATCAGATGATTTGTATGACCTTGTAACATTGAGAAAATTAAGCACGGGAATGTTCGACAAAATCAACACAAATTATAAAAGGATTGTGGCTGTCAACGGCACTCTGCTTGTATTGGGCGTCTTGGGTGCGATTTCACCTGCTACATCTTCAATGATACATAACCTGTCCACGATGATATTCGGTGCATTAAGCACCAAATCAGTTCTTGGGGACGATTATTCAAACGAAATCAATGTAGAAGCTATTGAAGTTGCCGATGCGACTTAAAATTCCTTTTCTACATTTTTTATTTTTTTTCAAATAACTCTTATTTTTCTTAAACTTTTAATATTATAAGATTCATATTAATTTATGTATAAAATTTTAGTAATGTGATTTAATGAATAAGAGAAAAATATTACCGTTTATTTTACCGATTGCGATTATTATTTTTTGGTACGTCATAACTAATGGCCTTCATTTGGTAGAGCCGTACGTATTGCCAGGTCCTGTTGACGTATTAAACTCTGCAATTAAGATTATACAATCTGGAAAACTATTGAAAAATACTGTTGACACATTATTCAAGGTATTCTGTGGTTTAATCATAGCATCTGTTGTGGCGATTCCTTTAGGAATACTTTTCGGATGGTATCAGACCTTGGAAGACTTAACATCATTTATCATCAGTATTTTAAGGCCAATCCCTCCTGTCGCATGGATTCCATTTTCCATCCTGTGGTTTGGAATAGGAACCGTTCCGGCAGTATTCATTATCTTCATGGGTTGCGTATTCCCGATTTTGGTCTATACAATGGATGGTGTAAAAAGAACAGATAAAGTTTTAATAGAATCTGCTCAGACATTGGGAGCCAACGACTGGCACATTTTAAGAAGGGTAATATGGCCCTCTGCCATTCCGTATATCGTTTCAGGTCTGAAAGTCGGTGTCGGTATCGCCCTGATGTGTACGATTTCAGCAGAGATGATTGGTTCAAGCAGTGGTTTAGGATATATGATTTTAACGGCTACAAATCTATTTGATACAGGTACGACCGTTGTAGGAATGTTGGTTATTGGTTTAATCGGTTTAGTGCTTGATTACATATTTGGACGTGTACAAAAAAGGATTTTCTGGTAGGTGTTTTGAATGTCAATTGAAATTAAAAATATTAACAAATCCTTTGAGGGAAGAGGAAAGAACTTATCCGTATTGGAGAATATCAATTTAACGATAAATGACGGCGAGCTCGTATGTCTTCTCGGACCTTCCGGCTGCGGCAAGACAACTCTCCTGCGTCTGATTGCAGGTCTTGAAAAACCTACTTCCGGTGAAGTCATAGCCAATGGTGAAGTCGTTGAAAAGCCGTCAGGCGATCGTGCAGTTATTTTCCAGCAATATTCATTGTTCCCTTGGCTTACGGTTCTTCAAAATGTAACTTTCGGTCTTGAAATTTCAGGAGGTTCCAAGGAGGAAAATATCAAGGCAGCCGAAAG
This genomic window contains:
- a CDS encoding non-ribosomal peptide synthetase encodes the protein GPSENLAISTSIFANKRMHHSSIGRFISNVKGYVLDKELRRVPLGAVGELYLAGSQLTPGYLNRAKENDNAFFDNPFDDKKGYERIYKTGDMVRFLPDGTLGIVGRRDGQVKVRGNRVELTEVESSIRSMENVEDVTVQTTINNGNNELVAYVVINNDLDGDELKDSICDYVNAHKPEYMVPSYVVKLDAIPLNVNGKVDKRALPEIDKTSLQVEYVAPRNENEKEIVEAFKKALNLKKVGIYDDFIRLGGDSLTAIRLLSYIESNDITMADIFTFRTPEAIAKNMTDFSFDLDIYSLESGCPLNAAQLNVFGDVILYNKKDAYHIPGYIAISKKYCLEDILNALNELLNAHPILSMHLSDIYEVNDADDTGNLDAIIDLIKIAKKLGIKKIMNLINKYGLKDVSGIYNMIKTVIRLLKGEYPYLVKGDKPPISVKSKDDNDTIIEFLAESMDIFNNLSKFMIVETEESYYLFYLIHHIIFDATSAGVFKHDFEILLDGGSVDFDDAFLKSSAYTHQIKSTEKFDEASEYYYPILTSLDDVGTLLEDDSSEGYSTSTWDLKFDKMVFKSFLNNAGISENVLFTSVFAYALAQFVDGDKVLFTMIENGRDRFNENFIGMTSNVMPLVADCKDRSINSFMKDMADAVYGISRHSYYPIVLLYQKYDFEVNILFQFVPNWIADDFNNVEGIDDIGSEEIMNHILNSHGDQITEFFVQIYQNGENYRLIITNSNKYSNNLIEDFKETYTSILSNIINANLHSNLNTTLK
- a CDS encoding carboxymuconolactone decarboxylase family protein, with translation MKGDVYYGKGIRELKDEYPDLYELVSSINDTVWDGKVLDYKTQKLIAIGITASRADPRATKKQIRSAIEVLGITKEEIVDVLRVVLLTSGMPAFSKSLQILNSVTEAIEEEREDKA
- a CDS encoding CPBP family intramembrane glutamic endopeptidase yields the protein MNEDKRFFSRIGISYLVMAILAIIFQTILAHIVSGYNPSYLKDYNVLTIISSFSNYILVLPIFVYMMGKLESDRLEKKSLGVKKYFEYVCITITLMWIGNLAGTIITTLIGFKLGNGIVNPVEQVIENSSIYINVIIISIIAPIFEEYMFRKMLIDRTIKYGAKLSILLSALLFALYHGNLSQFFYAFMLGGFFAYVYIKTGKIIYPITLHLIINLFGSVIATAFSNAMENVMAAATMANMADIAIVAAYLLVFIVAIIIGVYTLIDNYKIELNDDKQEIYLEKPFRTVILNFGMICFILFHIWKILMSFF
- a CDS encoding DUF6110 family protein; its protein translation is MSKYEYLDKVLEHKHALIFAGGIATALIGKKVLQSDIVKDSCTQGMAAIMSARKDAEECFQDMRENAEDIVVDANAETKKEIYIEDDDE
- a CDS encoding heavy metal translocating P-type ATPase, producing MKFQVMYDKGTRLRVRSGQWAFTKEEGYGLASLLLQNDFINEVYTSHRNGSILIYYDDVKNKGKIFDILTSITLDDLVEGEATQLQISKEITDDFILKLARMIGRRFLGRLFLPVRIKHILTILRASKYIWKGLDSLTDFRIDVALLDGVAVAGALYMRDFKPASSMMFLLSISDALEDYTVQKAKSTLKDSLALNIDTVWLVEGDGTERPYPALEIQKGDKIKIHMGDVIPVDGKVVDGEAMVNEASMTGEPLAVHKRPGKTVHAGTVIEEGNIIVEVYSINKETRLNKIIDLIENSEDLKADAQSRAEKLADSIVPYSFLATALTYLFTGNATKALSVLMVDFSCAIKLTTPLSVISAMREASDNRMMIKGGKFLENYAIADTIVFDKTGTLTNASPKVVHVFPMTKRYKREEILRMAACIEEHFAHSIATAIVKQAEEEGIKHEEDHSEVEYIVAHGIATEYDGKRVVIGSRHFLFDDEGIKINKTQEKKIKREVKDHSVVYMAIDGKLEGLICIDDPVREEAKYVLEELRALGIENIIMLTGDSESGAKSSAEALGITEYRSQVLPEDKSRIVEELKAEGKTVIMVGDGINDSPALAAADVSVSMKNSSDIAREVADISLLSDDLYDLVTLRKLSTGMFDKINTNYKRIVAVNGTLLVLGVLGAISPATSSMIHNLSTMIFGALSTKSVLGDDYSNEINVEAIEVADAT
- a CDS encoding ABC transporter permease, which translates into the protein MNKRKILPFILPIAIIIFWYVITNGLHLVEPYVLPGPVDVLNSAIKIIQSGKLLKNTVDTLFKVFCGLIIASVVAIPLGILFGWYQTLEDLTSFIISILRPIPPVAWIPFSILWFGIGTVPAVFIIFMGCVFPILVYTMDGVKRTDKVLIESAQTLGANDWHILRRVIWPSAIPYIVSGLKVGVGIALMCTISAEMIGSSSGLGYMILTATNLFDTGTTVVGMLVIGLIGLVLDYIFGRVQKRIFW